From Amphiprion ocellaris isolate individual 3 ecotype Okinawa chromosome 10, ASM2253959v1, whole genome shotgun sequence, one genomic window encodes:
- the LOC118471319 gene encoding serendipity locus protein delta-like isoform X1, producing MCSVDGCDSFRRNAKRFKLPEDPEERLEWVQFVLEVNGQRLKESSWTDITICSEHFTNDCFVDQSLQLRSGSVPSLCVKSESEEAQENLQRVESVENTDAACQCDDLETSGSPTSCPEKSECTLKDAASSGSYHTQQEVLNTNSNEGRAELLQVKGKYLVNESCLLKLCAHKCPSCEGKLQIKKATYGTLIALNQRCLKCDFSNQWKSQVNADIPTAEHRNLTGGREVTPEIQQEVPADEDPSSAVLSDVTLSEKENDPSDDEEEDDEGEDNSDGEWNPKEEFSVNQELVKDSEDETEDEGENFDSASGLKINELCTECGSFFNIMKSHTCEHKIKPYSCNICGKRCVTELSLKKHSKIHDETYEHPCRFCYVTFKTRVDKLKHEQSHQDRKDPYKCPDCPETFPTSKKRRAHLANHRDPKVFKCGVCEIDFKDVHHLQRHSVVHTGLKPYKCSVCQRGFNQQSHLKSHMRLHTGERPYKCQHCDKSFNHNVSLKSHIQRYHTSSSGHERRKGKADRRENVTGDAEGNGNKRDTDSEFDRLDKEQETEERVQKKGANKPKNKRRSTGRPVGRPKRYAESNLAEEVKRQTSNPKTSKSKVQKLKKTGSSDEESEHEQSDSDLSFGTSRRGGGDSKEEEHCKL from the exons ATGTGCTCTGTCGACGGTTGTGATTCGTTTCGCCGAAATGCGAAGCGTTTTAAGTTACCAGAGGACCCGGAGGAGAGACTGGAGTGGGTCCAGTTTGTTCTGGAAGTCAACGGACAGCGACTGAAAGAATCCTCCTGGACTGATATCACCATCTGTAGTGAACATTTTACTAATGACTGCTTTGTAGACCAGAGTTTACAGCTGAGGTCCGGTTCTGTCCCATCACTGTGTGTCAAGTCAGAGTCAGAGGAAGCTCAGGAGAACCTGCAGCGTGTG GAGTCTGTGGAAAATACAGATGCTGCTTGTCAGTGCGATGATCTGGAAACATCCGGGAGCCCAACTTCCTGCCCAGAAAAATCTGAATGTACTTTAAAAG ATGCTGCCTCTTCTGGATCCTACCACACACAGCAAGAAGTTCTGAATACGAATTCAAATGAAGGAAG agctgaACTTCTACAGGTGAAAGGAAAGTACCTTGTGAATGAAAGCTGCCTCCTCAAGTTGTGTGCCCATAAATGCCCATCCTGTGAAGGTAAACTTCAGATAAAGAAGGCCACGTATGGGACACTGATTGCTTTAAACCAGCGATGCCTGAAGTGTGACTTCAGTAACCAGTGGAAAAGTCAAGTCAATGCTGACATTCCAACAGCTGAACATAGAAACCTGACAGGAGGCCGAGAAGTAACTCCGGAGATCCAACAG GAGGTGCCAGCAGATGAGGACCCCAGCAGTGCAGTTTTGTCTGATGTAACTCTtagtgagaaagaaaatgatccttcagatgatgaagaggaggacgaTGAAGGTGAGGACAATTCAGATGGGGAGTGGAATCCAAAAGAGGAATTTTCAGTGAATCAAGAGCTCGTTAAGGACTCGGAGGATGAAACTGAAGATGAAGGCGAAAATTTTGATTCCGCGAGTGGCCTCAAAATAAATGAGCTCTGCACAGAGTGCGGAAGTTTCTTCAATATCATGAAGTCTCACACATGTGAGCACAAAATAAAGCCCTATTCCTGCAATATTTGTGGCAAAAGATGTGTGACCGAGTTATCGTTAAAAAAGCATAGCAAAATTCACGATGAAACCTATGAACATCCTTGCAGATTTTGTTACGTTACCTTCAAAACCAGGGTGGACAAACTTAAACATGAGCAGAGCCACCAAGACAGAAAAGATCCGTATAAATGTCCAGACTGTCCAGAAACATTTCCCACCAGTAAAAAACGCAGAGCCCACCTGGCAAACCACAGAGACCCAAAGGTGTTCAAATGTGGAGTTTGTGAGATTGACTTTAAGGATGTGCATCATCTTCAGAGACACTCTGTTGTACACACAGGACTCAAACCTTACAAATGCTCGGTGTGCCAGCGTGGCTTCAACCAGCAGAGTCACCTGAAATCCCACATGCGTCTGCACACAGGGGAGAGACCTTACAAGTGTCAACACTGTGATAAAAGCTTCAATCACAACGTGAGCTTGAAGAGTCACATCCAGCGTTACCACACATCCAGCTCTGGACATGAGCGGAGGAAGGGGAAGGCGGATAGAAGGGAAAATGTTACTGGTGATGCTGAAGGCAATGGGAATAAGAGAGACACAGACTCTGAGTTTGACAGGTTAGACAAAGAACAAGAAACAGAAGAGAGGGTGCAGAAAAAAGGAGCAAAtaagccaaaaaataaaaggagGAGCACAGGTAGACCTGTAGGAAGGCCTAAGAGATATGCTGAAAGTAACTTGGCAGAGGAAGTGAAACGCCAAACTTCAAACcctaaaacatcaaaatcaaaggtgcagaaattaaagaaaacaggttCCAGCGATGAGGAAAGTGAGCATGAGCAATCAGACAGCGACTTATCCTTTGGCACCAGCAGAAGAGGAGGCGGAGACAGCAAAGAGGAAGAACACTGCAAGCtctaa
- the LOC129347216 gene encoding zinc finger protein with KRAB and SCAN domains 7-like translates to MCSVVGCDSFRRNAKRFKLPDDPEERLEWVQFVLEVNGQRLKESSWTDITICSEHFTTDCFVDQSLQLRSGSVPSLCVKSEPEEAQENLQRVDSVENTDAPDDLETSDSKPFCPENTDSISPGSGQIQQKVLNKDLNKERAALLQMKGKYLVNESCLLELFVRKCPSCGSKLQMEKVTYGLLIILNQRCFKCDYRNQWKSQINADVPTAEDRNLAGGSEVKSEEVSTDEDPSSAFLSEIITFSDDESDPLDDGEEDDDDEESSDGEWNPTEDFALEEELMKDSEDETEDEGEDENFDSVSGLKMNELCAECGSFFNILKPHTCEHKIKPYSCNICGKRCVTEIALNSHSRIHDENYEHRCKYCHVTFKTKVDKVTHEQTHLTEGKPYKCPDCSETFATNKERRIHLVEHRGPRQLKCHICGIEFNRRTPLRRHLAVHTGAKPYKCSVCQRGFNQSSHLKSHMRLHTGERPYKCQHCDKCFNHNVSLKSHIQRYHTSSSGRGQKKCKKNKTVSDTDDAQESGNKRGTDYGVDIIEEEQDQEEEVQKNRIHKPKKRSTGRPIGRPKRNTADNLFQGGEMQSSSTKIVKVKARKRTHCSDEDSEEELMESDITFDSTEDEEEWSKKVTTQKSKGRLKNSDGDSGKRRGRPRKNQAVEDS, encoded by the exons ATGTGCTCCGTCGTCGGTTGTGATTCGTTTCGCAGAAATGCGAAGCGGTTTAAGTTACCAGATGACCCGGAGGAGAGGCTGGAGTGGGTCCAGTTTGTTCTGGAAGTCAACGGACAGCGACTGAAAGAATCCTCCTGGACTGATATCACCATCTGTAGTGAACATTTTACTACTGACTGCTTTGTAGACCAGAGTTTACAGCTGAGGTCCGGTTCTGTCCCATCACTGTGTGTCAAGTCAGAGCCAGAGGAAGCTCAGGAGAACCTGCAGCGTGTG gATTCTGTGGAAAACACAGATGCTCCTGATGATCTTGAAACATCCGATAGTAAACCTTTCTGCCCTGAAAACACAG ATAGCATCTCCCCTGGATCCGGCCAGATCCAACAAAAAGTTCTGAACAAAGATTTAAACAAGGAAAG agctgCACTTCTACAGATGAAAGGAAAATACCTTGTGAATGAAAGCTGCCTCCTCGAGTTGTTTGTCCGCAAATGCCCGTCATGTGGGAGTAAACTTCAGATGGAGAAGGTCACCTATGGCTTACTGATCATTTTGAACCAGCGGTGTTTTAAGTGTGACTACAGAAACCAGTGGAAAAGTCAGATCAATGCGGACGTCCCTACAGCTGAAGATAGAAACCTGGCAGGAGGCAGCGAAGTAAAATCAGAG GAGGTGTCAACAGATGAAGACCCCAGCAGTGCATTTTTGTCAGAGATTATCACTTTTAGTGACGATGAAAGTGATCCCTTGGATGACGGagaggaagatgatgatgatgaggaaagTTCAGATGGGGAGTGGAACCCAACGGAGGATTTTGCACTGGAGGAGGAGCTCATGAAGGACTCAGAGGATGAAACCGAAGATGAAGGTGAAGACGAAAATTTTGACTCCGTGAGTGGCCTCAAAATGAATGAGCTCTGTGCAGAGTGTGGAAGTTTTTTCAATATTCTGAAGCCTCACACCTGTGAGCACAAAATAAAGCCCTATTCCTGCAATATTTGTGGCAAGAGGTGCGTTACTGAGATCGCTCTAAATTCACACAGCAGAATCCACGATGAAAACTATGAGCATCGGTGCAAATACTGCCATGTTACATTCAAAACCAAGGTGGACAAAGTGACCCATGAGCAGACCCACCTAACTGAAGGAAAACCCTATAAATGTCCAGACTGTTCAGAGACATTTGCCACAAATAAGGAGCGTAGAATCCATCTGGTAGAGCACAGAGGCCCCAGGCAgttaaaatgtcacatctgTGGGATTGAATTCAACCGTCGTACTCCTCTCCGGAGACACTTGGCGGTTCACACGGGAGCAAAGCCGTATAAATGCTCGGTGTGCCAACGTGGTTTCAACCAGTCAAGCCACCTGAAATCCCACATGCGCCTGCACACAGGGGAGAGACCTTACAAGTGTCAGCACTGTGATAAATGCTTCAATCACAACGTGAGCTTGAAGAGTCACATCCAGCGTTACCACACATCCAGCTCTGGACGTGGAcagaagaaatgcaaaaaaaataaaactgtaagcGACACTGATGATGCTCAGGAGAGTGGAAACAAAAGAGGCACAGACTATGGAGTTGACATCATAGAGGAGGAACAGGATCAAGAAGAGGAGGTGCAAAAGAATAGAATACACAAACCAAAAAAGAGGAGCACTGGCAGACCCATTGGGCGGCCTAAGAGAAACACAGCAGACAACCTTTTTCAGGGAGGAGAAATGCAAAGTTCATCTACTAAGATCGTTAAAGTAAAGGCGCGGAAGAGGACACACTGCAGTGATGAAGATAGTGAAGAAGAGCTGATGGAAAGTGACATAACCTTTGACTCAacggaggatgaagaggagtgGAGTAAGAAAGTCACCACACAGAAATCAAAAGGAAGATTAAAAAACTCTGACGGTGACTCAGGGAAGCGGCGGGGAAGACCAAGAAAGAATCAGGCAGTGGAAGACTCTTGA
- the LOC118471319 gene encoding uncharacterized protein LOC118471319 isoform X2 — protein sequence MCSVDGCDSFRRNAKRFKLPEDPEERLEWVQFVLEVNGQRLKESSWTDITICSEHFTNDCFVDQSLQLRSGSVPSLCVKSESEEAQENLQRVESVENTDAACQCDDLETSGSPTSCPEKSECTLKDAASSGSYHTQQEVLNTNSNEGRAELLQVKGKYLVNESCLLKLCAHKCPSCEGKLQIKKATYGTLIALNQRCLKCDFSNQWKSQVNADIPTAEHRNLTGGREVTPEIQQEVPADEDPSSAVLSDVTLSEKENDPSDDEEEDDEGFPETMG from the exons ATGTGCTCTGTCGACGGTTGTGATTCGTTTCGCCGAAATGCGAAGCGTTTTAAGTTACCAGAGGACCCGGAGGAGAGACTGGAGTGGGTCCAGTTTGTTCTGGAAGTCAACGGACAGCGACTGAAAGAATCCTCCTGGACTGATATCACCATCTGTAGTGAACATTTTACTAATGACTGCTTTGTAGACCAGAGTTTACAGCTGAGGTCCGGTTCTGTCCCATCACTGTGTGTCAAGTCAGAGTCAGAGGAAGCTCAGGAGAACCTGCAGCGTGTG GAGTCTGTGGAAAATACAGATGCTGCTTGTCAGTGCGATGATCTGGAAACATCCGGGAGCCCAACTTCCTGCCCAGAAAAATCTGAATGTACTTTAAAAG ATGCTGCCTCTTCTGGATCCTACCACACACAGCAAGAAGTTCTGAATACGAATTCAAATGAAGGAAG agctgaACTTCTACAGGTGAAAGGAAAGTACCTTGTGAATGAAAGCTGCCTCCTCAAGTTGTGTGCCCATAAATGCCCATCCTGTGAAGGTAAACTTCAGATAAAGAAGGCCACGTATGGGACACTGATTGCTTTAAACCAGCGATGCCTGAAGTGTGACTTCAGTAACCAGTGGAAAAGTCAAGTCAATGCTGACATTCCAACAGCTGAACATAGAAACCTGACAGGAGGCCGAGAAGTAACTCCGGAGATCCAACAG GAGGTGCCAGCAGATGAGGACCCCAGCAGTGCAGTTTTGTCTGATGTAACTCTtagtgagaaagaaaatgatccttcagatgatgaagaggaggacgaTGAAG
- the LOC129347218 gene encoding zinc finger protein with KRAB and SCAN domains 8-like — protein MCSVVGCDSFRRNAKRFKLPEDPEERLEWVQFVLEVNGQRLKESSWTDITICSEHFTTDCFVDQSLQLRSGSVPSLCVKSEEAQETAETTEVFPQDDQLRACDSLTSASEKSSICMSAPESPVPSDTSDSFSDYGSLLQKVVNIDMIREKAALLQMKGKYVVNENQLLQLFNSMCPFCGSKVNVEKTIHGVVIVLNQQCLSCDYRNQWKSLVGASVPAAEDKPPSGDTEVKSEMVSVDDNQSSITCVSESVEVTDKQSEPADEAEESSDEGGIDSDENWKPVIQRSLPNEVQSDSEEESESEYEDDDLSLFPQHSQLCTDCGKFFNKRKSHTCEHKIKPYSCYICGKRCVSEIALNSHSRIHDENYEHRCKYCHVTFKTKVAKMTHEQTHQTEGKPYKCPDCSETFASNKERTLHLEDHRGPRQLKCHICGIEFSRPTPLQRHLAVHTGAKPFKCSVCQRGFNQPSHLKSHMRLHTGERPYKCQHCDKCFNHNVSLKSHIQRYHTSSSGCEQNTCKVNKIVSDREKEQDKEKEVQKERVHVPKKRSSGRPIGRPKRNTPGEMQGSNKTAKVKARKRAHYSDKDCDDEPIKHDVTVEEEERREQATARKSKGRPKNSDCDSRKRQRRPRRIGQLKTLRKTLT, from the exons ATGTGCTCCGTCGTCGGTTGTGATTCGTTTCGTAGAAATGCGAAGCGGTTTAAGTTACCAGAGGACCCGGAGGAGAGGCTTGAATGGGTCCAGTTTGTTCTGGAAGTCAACGGACAGCGACTGAAAGAATCCTCCTGGACTGATATCACCATCTGTAGTGAACATTTTACTACTGACTGCTTTGTAGACCAGAGTTTACAGCTGAGGTCCGGTTCTGTCCCATCACTGTGTGTCAAGTCAGAGGAAGCTCAG GAGACTGCGGAAACCACAGAAGTTTTTCCTCAGGATGATCAACTCAGAGCATGTGACAGTCTGACGTCTGCTTCAGAAAAGTCTTCCATTTGTATGA GTGCCCCAGAAAGCCCAGTGCCAAGTGACACCTCTGATTCTTTCTCTGATTATGGATCCTTGCTACAAAAAGTTGTGAACATTGATATGATCCGAGAAAA agctgctCTTCTTCAGATGAAAGGGAAGTATGTTGTGAATGAAAACCAACTCCTCCAGCTGTTCAACAGCATGTGCCCTTTCTGCGGTTCTAAAGTAAATGTGGAGAAGACTATCCACGGGGTCGTCATCGTCCTGAACCAGCAGTGCCTGAGCTGTGACTACAGGAACCAGTGGAAAAGTCTGGTCGGTGCCAGCgtccctgcagctgaagatAAACCCCCGTCAGGAGACACGGAAGTCAAATCAGAG ATGGTGTCAGTGGATGACAATCAAAGCAGCATCACATGTGTCTCTGAGTCAGTTGAAGTTACTGATAAGCAGAGTGAGCCTGCAGACGAAGCAGAGGAGTCCAGTGATGAAGGCGGCATAGACTCAGATGagaactggaagccagtgataCAGCGTTCGCTTCCAAATGAGGTTCAGAGTGATTCTGAAGAGGAAAGTGAAAGTGAATATGAAGATGATGATCTGTCCCTCTTCCCCCAGCACAGTCAGCTCTGCACGGATTGTGGAAagttttttaataaaagaaagTCGCACACCTGCGAGCACAAAATAAAGCCCTATTCTTGCTATATTTGTGGCAAAAGGTGTGTCAGTGAGATCGCTCTAAATTCTCACAGCAGGATCCACGATGAAAACTATGAGCATCGGTGCAAATACTGCCACGTTACATTCAAAACAAAGGTGGCTAAAATGACCCATGAGCAGACCCACCAAACTGAAGGAAAACCCTATAAATGCCCAGACTGTTCAGAGACATTTGCCTCTAATAAGGAGCGAACACTTCACCTGGAAGACCACAGAGGCCCCAGGCAgttaaaatgtcacatctgTGGGATTGAATTCAGCCGCCCTACTCCTCTCCAGAGACACTTGGCGGTTCATACTGGAGCAAAGCCTTTTAAGTGCTCGGTGTGCCAACGTGGCTTCAACCAGCCGAGTCACCTGAAATCCCACATGCGCCTGCACACAGGGGAGAGACCTTACAAGTGTCAGCACTGTGATAAATGCTTCAATCACAACGTGAGCTTGAAGAGTCACATCCAGCGTTACCACACATCCAGCTCTGGATGTGAGCAGaatacatgtaaagtaaacaAAATTGTGAGTGATAGAGAGAAAGAACAGGATAAAGAAAAGGAGGTGCAGAAAGAGAGGGTACATGTGCCAAAAAAGAGGAGCAGCGGTAGACCCATAGGACGGCCTAAGAGAAATACACCAGGAGAAATGCAAGGTTCAAATAAGACCGCCAAAGTAAAAGCACGGAAGAGAGCACACTACAGTGATAAAGATTGTGATGATGAGCCAATTAAACATGACGTaactgtggaggaggaggagaggagggagcaAGCCACCGCACGGAAATCAAAAGGAAGACCAAAAAACTCTGACTGTGACTCACGGAAGCGTCAGAGAAGACCAAGAAGAATCGGGCAGTTAAAGACTCTTAGAAAGACActgacctaa
- the LOC111578814 gene encoding uncharacterized protein LOC111578814: MCSVVGCDSLRRSAQRFKLPEDPERRLEWVQFLATVNKQRFKESSWTDITICREHFDDDCFVQLTDSVQLKPGSVPTVCPQSEDPEPNLGSSKCEESVDNTEVVYEHDRLRTCDGPTVCSEDSRPASSASQEGLAPRDVSCPDDPSDAFISTYNQMQAKNVDRDLIRKKAALLKMAGKFVVNEKRLLQLFSSKCPSCGGELQMNKVTRGLLVIVDQHCLQCGYTYQWKSQADGCAPAAEDKHLTGGTEAAATDDTHSGITGVPEIVAVIDEESDAVNETEESSDPGDMDSDEDWKPVKDFFPLGVLPSQPDEESKDEGEEEAADYPSILPQHTELCTDCGKFFNKRKSHTCEHKIKPYSCYICGKRCVSKIALNSHSRIHNESYEHRCKYCHVTFRTKVGKMTHEQTHQTEGKPYKCPDCSETFASNRERTLHLEDHRGPRQLTCHICGMDFLWPLSLQRHLAVHTGAKPFKCSVCQRGFNQPSHLKSHMRLHTGERPYKCQHCDKCFNHNVSLKSHIQRYHTSSSGREQTKEKINERESDTGDAQCKGNNRSVDSGLDNAEEEEDTEEEVQKERVHSFKKKRRSTGRPIGRPKSFGSGNTVLSVQMEGQVSNTKTGALNVQELNRTQCSDEESEDKSSESDTSFDSAAEEEERSKKAMKNTAGSRGKLKLSDSDSDFKPADRKKKRCSSQNQGKSLGKRRGRPRKNLVM, translated from the exons ATGTGCTCCGTGGTCGGATGTGATTCGCTTCGTCGCAGTGCGCAACGGTTCAAGTTACCGGAGGACCCGGAGAGGAGGCTGGAGTGGGTTCAGTTTCTGGCCACAGTCAATAAACAGCGATTTAAAGAGTCATCGTGGACTGACATCACTATCTGTCGGGAACACTTTGACGATGACTGCTTCGTACAGCTCACTGACAGCGTGCAGCTGAAGCCTGGTTCTGTTCCAACAGTGTGTCCACAGTCAGAGGATCCAGAGCCGAACCTGGGCAGCAGTAAATGTGAG GAGTCTGTGGATAACACAGAAGTTGTTTATGAACATGATCGACTCAGAACATGTGATGGCCCAACTGTATGTTCGGAAGACTCAAGGCCAGCTTCATCGG CCTCCCAAGAAGGCCTGGCCCCCAGAGACGTCTCATGTCCAGATGATCCCTCAGATGCATTCATATCTACATATAATCAGATGCAAGCAAAAAATGTGGATAGGGATTTAATCAGGAAAAA agcTGCTCTTCTAAAGATGGCCGGGAAGTTTGTTGTGAATGAAAAGCGGCTTCTCCAGCTGTTCAGCTCCAAGTGTCCGTCATGTGGAGGTGAACTTCAGATGAACAAGGTCACCCGCGGCCTCCTCGTCATCGTGGACCAGCACTGTCTTCAGTGTGGCTACACGTACCAGTGGAAAAGTCAGGCTGATGGTTGTGCACCAGCAGCTGAAGATAAACATCTGACAGGAGGCACAGAA GCAGCAGCAACAGATGACACCCACAGCGGCATCACAGGGGTCCCTGAGATTGTTGCAGTTATCGATGAGGAGAGTGATGCCGTGAATGAAACAGAGGAATCAAGCGATCCTGGTGACATGGACTCCGATGAggactggaagccagtgaaggaTTTTTTCCCACTTGGAGTGCTTCCAAGCCAACCTGATGAGGAATCCAAAGATGAAGGGGAAGAAGAGGCGGCTGAttatccctccatcctccctcaaCACACTGAGCTCTGTACAGACTGTGGAAagttttttaataaaagaaagTCGCACACCTGTGAGCACAAAATAAAGCCCTATTCCTGCTATATTTGTGGCAAGAGATGTGTCAGCAAGATCGCGCTCAATTCTCACAGCAGAATCCACAATGAAAGTTACGAGCATCGGTGCAAATATTGTCACGTTACATTCAGAACAAAGGTGGGCAAAATGACCCATGAGCAGACCCACCAAACTGAAGGAAAACCCTATAAATGTCCAGACTGTTCAGAGACATTTGCCTCTAATAGGGAGCGAACACTTCACCTGGAAGACCACAGAGGCCCCAGGCAGCTAACATGTCACATCTGTGGGATGGACTTCCTTTGGCCGCTTTCTCTCCAGAGACACTTGGCGGTTCATACTGGAGCAAAGCCTTTTAAGTGCTCGGTGTGCCAACGTGGCTTCAACCAGCCGAGTCACCTGAAATCCCACATGCGCCTGCACACAGGGGAGAGACCTTACAAGTGTCAGCACTGTGATAAATGCTTCAATCACAACGTGAGCTTGAAGAGTCACATCCAGCGTTACCACACATCCAGCTCTGGACGTGAGCAGACGAAGGAAAAGATAAACGAAAGGGAAAGTGACACTGGTGATGCTCAGTGTAAAGGGAACAACAGAAGTGTGGACTCTGGCCTTGAcaatgcagaagaagaagaggataCAGAAGAAGAGGTGCAGAAGGAGAGAGTACAtagctttaaaaagaaaaggagaagcaCGGGTAGACCCATAGGACGGCCTAAGAGCTTTGGATCGGGTAACACGGTTCTGTCAGTTCAAATGGAAGGTCAGGTATCAAACACTAAGACTGGAGCACTTAATGTGCAGGAGCTAAACAGAACACAATGCAGCGATGAAGAAAGTGAAGACAAATCGTCTGAAAGCGACACATCCTTCGATTCAGCagcggaggaagaggagagaagcaAGAAAGCGATGAAGAACACAGCAGGATCAAGAGGAAAACTAAAACTTTCTGACAGTGACTCTGATTTTAAGCcagcagacagaaagaagaagaggtgcAGCAGCCAAAACCAAGGAAAAAGCTTAGGGAAGCGCAGAGGAAGACCTAGAAAAAATCTAGTGATGTAA